A section of the Echeneis naucrates chromosome 12, fEcheNa1.1, whole genome shotgun sequence genome encodes:
- the rnf170 gene encoding E3 ubiquitin-protein ligase RNF170 produces MADSHCEDLDYLIQDEDTIIEGVSNQVLFVVVVSITFLAGLLTLLCRQDEQNIHPENQEHVRAVRQQLQTEQDENPQAEARQQYYTDMSCPVCLQQAVLPVETNCGHLFCGSCIIAYWRYGTWLGAINCPICRQMVTLLFPLFHETANPQRVQDGEAEPLLILRDINDYNRRFSGQPRSFMDRLRDVPTLLRHLFREMFSVGGLFWMFRIRILLCIVGALTYLASPLDILPEALFGILGFMDDFFVILLLFVYISIMYREVVTQRLNG; encoded by the exons ATGGCGGACAGCCATTGTGAGGACTTGGACTACCTGATCCAAGATGAGGACACAATCATCGAAGGTGTCAGCAACCAGGTCTTATTCGTTGTGGTGGTTAGTATCACCTTTCTTGCTGGCCTCCTCACTCTGCTCTGCAG GCAAGACGAGCAGAACATTCACCCTGAGAATCAGGAGCATGTTCGTGCCGTCAGACAACAATTACAAACAGAACAG GATGAAAATCCTCAAGCGGAGGCCAGGCAGCAGTATTACACAGACATGTCTTGTCCTGTGTGTTTACAACAGGCTGTTCTCCCTGTGGAAACTAATTGTGGACACCTTTTTTGCG GTTCCTGCATTATAGCTTATTGGAGGTATGGCACCTGGCTGGGTGCTATTAACTGTCCTATCTGCAGACAAATG GTAACATTGTTATTCCCTCTGTTTCACGAGACAGCCAATCCCCAGAGGGTCCAGGATGGGGAAGCAGAACCTCTCCTTATATTACGAGATATCAATGATTATAACCGCCGCTTTTCAGGCCAGCCAAGATCT tTCATGGACAGATTGCGAGATGTGCCCACCCTGCTGCGTCACCTCTTTCGAGAGATGTTCTCTGTTGGTGGCCTATTCTGGATGTTCAGAATTCGAATTCTTCTCTGCATAGTTGGAGCACTCACCTACCTAGCCTCCCCACTCGACATCCTTCCTGAGGCGCTTTTCGGCATCCTAGGATTCATGGATGATTTCTTTGTAATTCTGCTCCTCTTTGTGTACATCTCTATTATGTACAGAGAGGTGGTTACACAGAGACTGAACGGCTAG